Proteins encoded in a region of the Niveibacterium umoris genome:
- a CDS encoding type IV pili methyl-accepting chemotaxis transducer N-terminal domain-containing protein: protein MDRTRRHLIIAAASLAPAALLSNAMAAPPKDSGLSMLEAINQAGRQRMLSQRMAKCYAQQLLGVKVDQAQQLLAASATRFDEQLANLRRLTAAKDRAEAAATYEQLAALWGSYRVAVTAAPNAAGLATVAKLNEQVLATAHEGTQQLEKLQATPIGTLVNLSGRQRMLSQRMAKFYFFERAGLNAPETNAALKKSRADFIAAFAQLKAAPQNSAEVRNWLALADTQWQFFDEAISQAGNSREHDQNVATTSENILDAMDKLTALYTQLG from the coding sequence TCCTGTCGAACGCGATGGCCGCCCCCCCGAAGGACAGCGGCCTCTCGATGCTCGAAGCCATCAACCAGGCTGGGCGCCAGCGCATGCTGTCGCAGCGCATGGCCAAGTGCTACGCACAGCAACTGCTCGGCGTGAAGGTGGATCAAGCGCAGCAGTTGCTCGCAGCGTCGGCCACCCGCTTCGATGAGCAACTCGCGAACCTGCGCCGCCTCACCGCAGCCAAGGATCGCGCCGAGGCGGCCGCCACCTACGAACAGCTCGCCGCGCTTTGGGGCAGCTACCGCGTAGCCGTCACCGCCGCACCGAACGCCGCAGGCCTCGCCACCGTCGCCAAGCTCAACGAGCAGGTGCTCGCCACCGCGCATGAGGGCACGCAGCAGCTTGAAAAGCTGCAGGCGACACCGATCGGCACGCTGGTGAACCTCTCCGGCCGGCAGCGGATGCTCTCGCAGCGCATGGCGAAGTTCTATTTCTTCGAACGCGCCGGCCTCAATGCGCCCGAGACCAACGCCGCCCTGAAGAAGTCGCGTGCCGATTTCATCGCCGCTTTTGCGCAATTGAAGGCCGCACCGCAGAACAGCGCCGAGGTGCGCAACTGGCTCGCGCTTGCGGACACGCAGTGGCAGTTCTTCGACGAGGCGATTTCGCAAGCCGGCAACTCACGCGAACACGACCAGAACGTCGCGACCACCTCCGAGAACATTCTGGACGCGATGGACAAACTCACCGCGCTCTACACCCAACTGGGCTGA